One window of the Octopus sinensis linkage group LG3, ASM634580v1, whole genome shotgun sequence genome contains the following:
- the LOC115209621 gene encoding uncharacterized protein LOC115209621, with amino-acid sequence MKQRFSPPRIKHGHNLKNCTALSPCGEKPTVAHANLTQTESGTLKVNCLEGYKGTHETEILTCQNKTWTQSEINCTDLCAILPNITNAEVELTKPGVAKVTCLEGYQGEIDEDEISCKNGIWEQEKISCTVQNVKKVSKNQMLKFIQFLLSAVLHKNYLLCVFLTQNQTCDCLLGKLEFKKWEAKKIVSHNDERIFNISFEECSAKCKSKKWCVSFEYSEKNRICHLSKTAHYMLNQLLFVEEKSVNYYEKVCQNDVLPRPLPK; translated from the exons CTCTTAGTCCCTGCGGTGAAAAACCAACTGTAGCACATGCAAATCTGACACAAACGGAATCGGGCACTCTGAAAGTAAATTGCCTGGAAGGTTACAAGGGAACACATGAAACAGAGATTCTCACCTGCCAGAATAAAACATGGACACAATCTGAAATAAACTGCACAG ACCTCTGCGCCATCTTACCAAATATCACCAATGCTGAAGTCGAACTTACAAAACCTGGTGTTGCTAAAGTAACTTGCTTAGAAGGCTATCAAGGAGAAATTGATGAGGATGAAATTTCGTGCAAAAACGGTATCTGGGAACAAGAGAAAATAAGCTGTACTG TACAAAATGTAAAGAAAGTAAGTAAAAACCAGATGCTGAAATTCATCCAGTTCCTTTTGAGTGCAGTTTTACACAAGAACTATCTCCTGTGTGTTTTCCTCACACAGAACCAAACATGTG attgtctTTTAGGCAAATTGGAATTCAAAAAATGGGAAGCGAAGAAAATTGTGAGCCATAATGATGAAAGAATATTCAAtataagttttgaagaatgctcagctaaatgtaaaagtaaaaagtGGTGTGTGTCATTTGAATACAGTGAGAAAAATCGTATTTGCCATTTGAGTAAAACAGCACATTATATGTTAAACCAGCTGCTATTTGTTGAAGAGAAATCAGTCAACTACTACGAAAAAGTTTGCCAAA ATGATGTATTACCAAGACCTCTtcccaaataa